gatggtatttgtagaaaaatgttGTAACAATATTGATTAGATAGTTCATTATTTTCGACAGAGAAATTATTTGAACAAAGAAATTGTCGCTCCCGATCtcattcttaagaaataaaaaatgattaagagTCATTATAAATATTCGAATACTTTAATGACTGCTAAAATATCTTTGAATCATATGAATTAAGATAATACGAATCAAGTAAGTGTTTCTTATACTTAACTTTATCTGCTAAGTTCGTATCTGAATAACCGAATAATGTCAATTAGTTGTTGAGATAAATTGATGgcataatatctttttaataattaggatcagtaatttataaatttgtatttttaatctaatcaaCACATGAcccaaactattttttttttattttagaacaatgttagttgaaacaaattatagaaagaaaaccaatttatataaagtataatcAGTTTATAAGATGAAATGGATGCTTTGTGTTTTCatgatggaaataaaaattcgaatgtgaatataaaataagcgaaattgaaattaaaaaattatcctaaaatgaataataataataataaattttcctgtTTATAATAATCTAGTATTTCCATAGTTTTACCGTAGTCTTTTACACCGGAATATTAAACTGCTTTATAATCGCATTCCtacatttttgacaatttttttaaaccttttaaaaaaatgtaatattaaaatctcattttgcaaaataatatttgttatagaaaaattctgaaaattgaataattataatttaatttcctggaaaaagatcaaatttaaattctgaagtacatttttaaacatttggagATCATTTTCTGAGTATGCTTTCTGACAGTATTTCTTAGCAACAACTATTTGTGTCCTTTTAAAGTAAACCATGTTTGTGTTTTATTAAATGCGACATTTTacgaaagtatttttatatatttataaataaattttaatatatttattattaaactgttACGATTGACGTCGTTATAGCTACATTACactttttgtataatattttttctaaccaCAAATACGAAAATCACAATGTCAGAGCTTTTATCTAAAGTTTGGATAAacctgtttttgaaatattattaggcCAATTAACGGTTAAATTCCCTGAAgtcttttttcacatttttggcaCAGACCAATTTTCTTAAACCATTTtgatagttataaatttttataactttaagaaTTGACAATTGCTTTCCTCTTATTCTGTATTGCTATGAGAaagtaaaagtttatatttcattttattaaaactacagattgttaaatatatattttttttagaaattcattgtgaaataataaattaaataatatatatggtaTCTGCCTGTATATGTCATTTCTAGTATTTATTTGGAAGTGTAgtctgtttaattaaaataaattttaaattgttaagctctcaattgtataaaataaatgatataattcatatttatttatgataaataaatttaattgtttattattgagtaattttaaagaatatcttttcatGTAcggaaagaaatgaatttcagcTAAATAAATAGTCTGTTTAaaggaaatgtgatattttcaaaaattgaaattcagcTATTATGTCTCAAATGTTTCATGCAGTTCctcaaaaaaacatttcataagtTTTAAATCATGTCTTGAAATACAGTTCAGGTTTCTCAAACTAGGAAAttggtaaaaagtaaaataataattttacatacatatatgtatgtaacatataacattttacatacatatatatttgtaaaacataCAAATATCATGAATgcttcataaagaaaaatatatttcttgaagtaAATTTACCAAAAGTTTGACATTTTGATATTCGCTATATAACTGTTTCATTCCTCAGCTTTACTAAGCACCATCAAGCTAgtgttttttaacaaaatatcctCATTTTCTGAACATTCATTAGCAACATATAAGCATCTattctatacattttataaaagttatttattatttctgagtCTCAGCTTTAAGATGAAAAATCCTGCAAATTTCATTGTCCAGtgtaaaaaatttgtgaaatttactTTAGAACTTAAGATtaactttttatcttataatCATCAACTAAGATATCTAACTGTTTGATTTCTCAAACTTTTCAAACCAATTTTaggaaacaaaagttttaaattctcgAATTATGGTCATTGTTCTTGAAATAGAATGTAGCAAATTGGaatgagcggggatagaacctgggaccttgtgttttgcagcccagtaacaagaccacaatacaaaagcaattgctcttaccgcgtagctgttaactgacttataagcttttcaccacaagaacaataaattaaataattcccaatcaaaatattttcgtttatcTCTGTCTTAAGAGAAAAACAGGAGAGCaaagtacataaaaatataaataaatatttaatggaaatatagTTCCAATTATCAGACTAATTCAGACCTCTGTCtacaattttaagaaacaaaaatgattaGGTCTACATTTATAAGCCAGAGAAACCACTTTGCTTATATAGAAGCTcaaattactttacaaaaaactgagctgaaagattttcatttagaaagatgatttatagaaacatattggaaaaatatatataagaattctaaGTGTTGCTTTTGTCAACATGCGCATCGGCAATTTACCCatttgaaaacgaaatttaatctagcgtaaaattagatatttttgattatttctagcaatgtattcattcaaattagcattctttgaaaaacattttatttttaatttttggttctaGCCAcacatttttactatttcttcATAGTAGTGTCTTTTATTACACTAGTACTATAGATCATTCATTATAACAGAACTGAAATTTCGAATTATCTCGTGATAGTTAGatgtatataaaatgtttagaGAATATGCTCTCCTGCtatgcaaaaaaatatcattttgttggAATATCCAAAAACATCCAGAATTTTCGAAGAgaattgattgattttaattgaaaacattacaagaaaaattatcaataaattaaaatatttgtcttttatttctggAAAGTGAATGGTGAACTactaaaaatacaagaaattttagcatcttttttttatttgtgccaACACTATTTACATGAAAGACCAAGCACATGAAGCTTATTCCAACTCTTGATACCCGTTAATGGAAAGATGGTGGTACCTATAAGTGGTTAAGATTTGGTTTTCCTTTGGTCAGTttccatttaatttctatttgtatgATGTTTGCTTTAGGTCAGAAGGATCTAAAATGGAATAAAGAACgtaacgtttttatttaaagtaagatcgaaattttaataaccatttatcagaatttatttaattagaaatgtatagaaaaattCAAACCAACAGTGAAcaacatttcacaaaaatattttatcacatcttttaaaatatgatttcgtTAAATTGTGCATATAACTATAATTATCAATGATAGgcagtttaaataaatgtttattatcagAAAGCAAACATGATTGTCGAATTATTAATTATGCTGagtgcaataaatatttcatgttcaaaataaattatttctaattatgatAGAATTAAAGCctctgatattatttaaattaagcagTATGAAAGATCACATCATTAAAAAAGTCAGCATAACACTccgtaaaaatatttagaataaaagtaGATGTAATTATGATAAAAGCAATAGAAATAGTAATTCAACAATACAATATAGTATTGAATACATTACAATATGAATACAATATAGTAATTAATAGATATTGAAAAAGCAAGACACTGCTGTACATAtacagttctttattttttaataatttattaaattttatgaatgaataatactagtaaatttaatgaattagcTAAAAAGTAGAGCATTAACttacattaaaaagtattaaaaataaattaatgtaaatgataatgaaattacttattattaactaataaaaaataataagtaaaagatagaggacaaaattaattattcctcCCGTTGAGCTATTATAATCCATCCAGttgagcaaaattaattatttctcctATTGAAGATTATACTATAAGaaatattgtcataaaatatGTCCCCAATCTAAATCATGCTAACATGTCCCCAATCTAAATCTGTCTCATAAAATATGTCCCCAATCTAAATCATGCTATATCACTGGAAAAataatcttgtaatttttaatattaaaagaaaaatttggatgtagaatttattttatttatcggaATCTTTCTCACCTTCGTTTACCAAACGATGGTCTTGGCGATTCCAGGTGCCAAAAGTCCAGCTCCAAGAGGGAGGCCGAGGGTAGCTCCATGTCCAATAACGGTGCTGTAAGAAGAAACGCCCGGGGCAGCAAGAAGAGGAGCTGCAGCCAGAGCAGGGGCTGCAGCAACAACAGGGGCAGCTACAGCGGGTGCTACTGGGGCGACTGGTGGAGCATAGGGACTGGCAATAGCAGCGGAAGCTGGGGCGCTGAGGGCGGTTCCAGGTTCGTTGGTCTTGACGGAAGCTCTGAAACCTGCAGCATCGGCGACGTAGTCGACTCTTCGGGCTCTGCCGTCAATGTCGGTGATGGTGTAGCTTCCTTGTTTGTTTCCGGCGGCATCTCCGATTTCAGCCCTGGCATTGGTGGCACCCAAGCCATCTCCGATGCCATAGTTGAAAGCGTAATTGCCCAGTCCCTGAAAAGAAGTTTCATTTAAAGAATCTGTctgaacattttatttgaatcgtTGCTTCCATGCccataaaattttgatagaagttacagtatttaaaatatttaataatttattactcaTATTACATGTAATCAAAGTGCAATCGTGTATATTAAGATATTCCTTTATTTAGATTTTGTAGAAGTAAGAATTA
Above is a genomic segment from Argiope bruennichi chromosome 1, qqArgBrue1.1, whole genome shotgun sequence containing:
- the LOC129977135 gene encoding adult-specific rigid cuticular protein 15.7: MIAKIVLLCAAFAVAIANPILTTSIINTGVSTSARSQDGLGNYAFNYGIGDGLGATNARAEIGDAAGNKQGSYTITDIDGRARRVDYVADAAGFRASVKTNEPGTALSAPASAAIASPYAPPVAPVAPAVAAPVVAAAPALAAAPLLAAPGVSSYSTVIGHGATLGLPLGAGLLAPGIAKTIVW